The Quercus robur chromosome 7, dhQueRobu3.1, whole genome shotgun sequence genome has a segment encoding these proteins:
- the LOC126691637 gene encoding cation/H(+) antiporter 20-like produces the protein MPVNITSIKTASNGAWQGDNPLDYAFPLLIVQTVLILVVSRFLAFCFKPLRQPKVIAEIVGGILLGPSAFGKNKKYLHRIFPAWSAPILESVASIGLLFFLFLVGLELNLSSIRRGSKRAVGIALAGISLPFICGIGIAFVLRKTIDGADKAGYGQFLVFMGVALSITAFPVLARILAELKLLTTQLGEIAMAAAALNDVAAWILLALAVALADGNTGGHKNALVSVWVLLSGAAFVTFMFVIMRPAMKWVARRCAPQQDAVDEAYICLTLAGVLVSGFVTDLIGIHSIFGAFVFGLAIPKGGNFARILIERIEDFVAGLLLPLYFAASGLKTDVAKIRGAEAWGLLALVISTACAGKILGTFAVAMMFMIPVRESLTLGVLMNTKGLVELIVLNIGKEKKVLNDETFAILVLMALFTTFITTPTVMTIYRPARGISTRTHRKKLCDLTTTNDSKDELRILACVHDPRNVPSIIALIESTRSTKNSILKLFVMNLVKLTERSSSIVMAHRVRRNGFPFFNRFRRGECHDRVAEAFQGYSQLGRVMVRPTTAISAMSTMHEDICHVAGDKRITMIILPFHVRWRDEGDGLVENVSQSWREVNQRVLKDAPCSVAVLVDRGFGTETQNPGPNSSVAHRVCIIFFGGPDDREALELGGRIAEHPAVKVTLIRFVEKDGKESKGEMLRLSPAQTQCSDQISQTQCSDQTNSFSTAKMNCEKEKKLDETAVAEFRRKCGGVDYREEVASNVIEGVLTIGKSRDYDLIVVGKGRFPSNMVAEDAELGPIGDILTSSAHGIVSSVLVIQQHAEEAPESKVCSRV, from the exons ATGCCAGTCAATATAACCTCCATCAAAACCGCATCAAATGGAGCTTGGCAAGGCGATAATCCCCTAGACTATGCCTTTCCACTCCTAATTGTTCAAACCGTCTTAATTCTTGTGGTCAGCCGCTTCCTTGCCTTCTGCTTCAAACCCCTCCGTCAACCCAAAGTCATAGCAGAGATAGTC GGTGGAATTCTACTCGGACCGTCGGCTTtcggaaaaaacaaaaagtacttGCACCGAATATTTCCCGCATGGAGCGCTCCTATACTTGAATCTGTAGCCAGTATCGgtctccttttctttctcttccttgtAGGTCTTGAACTCAATCTAAGCTCAATTCGTCGGGGTAGTAAAAGAGCTGTAGGCATAGCACTTGCCGGAATTTCCCTCCCATTCATCTGCGGCATAGGCATCGCTTTTGTCCTCAGAAAAACCATAGATGGAGCTGACAAAGCCGGCTACGGCCAATTCCTCGTGTTCATGGGAGTTGCTCTCTCCATCACCGCCTTCCCGGTCCTGGCACGCATTTTAGCTGAACTCAAACTCTTAACAACCCAATTGGGAGAGATTGCCATGGCTGCAGCTGCGTTGAACGATGTCGCAGCGTGGATCCTATTAGCTCTAGCTGTGGCACTTGCCGACGGCAACACTGGAGGCCATAAGAACGCCTTGGTATCAGTCTGGGTTCTTCTCTCTGGCGCGGCTTTTGTTACTTTCATGTTCGTCATCATGAGACCTGCAATGAAATGGGTTGCTCGTCGATGCGCGCCGCAACAAGATGCGGTTGATGAAGCATACATCTGTCTAACATTGGCTGGAGTGTTGGTTTCTGGGTTTGTCACTGACTTGATTGGAATTCACTCCATTTTTGGAGCATTTGTGTTCGGATTGGCAATCCCAAAAGGAGGAAACTTTGCTCGAATATTGATAGAAAGGATAGAGGACTTCGTTGCAGGCTTGCTTCTTCCTCTGTACTTTGCTGCAAGTGGGTTAAAGACTGATGTGGCCAAAATAAGAGGCGCAGAGGCATGGGGTCTATTGGCGCTGGTTATATCCACTGCGTGTGCTGGGAAAATTCTTGGGACTTTTGCTGTGGCGATGATGTTTATGATACCAGTGAGGGAATCATTGACGCTAGGTGTGCTAATGAATACCAAAGGTTTGGTTGAGCTCATTGTTCTCAACATCGGCAAGGAGAAGAAG GTACTCAATGACGAGACATTTGCTATTCTAGTCCTCATGGCATTGTTCACCACCTTCATCACAACTCCAACAGTCATGACCATTTATAGACCAGCTCGTGGCATCTCCACTAGAACTCATCGAAAAAAATTGTGTGACTTGACCACGACCAATGACTCCAAAGACGAGCTTCGTATTCTTGCTTGTGTTCATGACCCTCGAAACGTACCCTCCATCATTGCCCTCATTGAGTCCACTCGAAGCACTAAGAATTCCATTCTCAAACTCTTTGTCATGAATCTAGTCAAGCTCACAGAACGCTCTTCTTCGATCGTTATGGCCCATCGGGTCCGTAGGAAtggttttcctttctttaatcGTTTTCGCCGAGGCGAGTGCCATGACCGAGTGGCTGAAGCATTCCAAGGTTATAGTCAATTAGGCCGAGTTATGGTTCGGCCTACCACAGCCATTTCGGCCATGTCTACCATGCATGAGGATATTTGCCACGTGGCAGGTGATAAGAGGATCACGATGATCATCTTGCCCTTCCATGTACGATGGAGAGACGAGGGAGATGGGTTGGTTGAGAATGTGTCCCAAAGTTGGAGAGAAGTGAATCAGAGGGTACTAAAGGATGCACCATGCTCAGTGGCTGTGCTTGTGGACCGGGGTTTTGGTACTGAGACCCAGAATCCAGGACCTAATTCTAGTGTGGCTCATAGGGTTTGCATAATCTTCTTCGGTGGACCTGATGATCGCGAGGCCTTGGAATTGGGTGGTAGGATAGCGGAGCATCCAGCAGTTAAGGTGACACTTATAAGGTTCGTTGAGAAGGATGGTAAAGAGTCTAAGGGCGAGATGTTGCGGCTCTCACCGGCCCAGACACAGTGTAGTGATCAGATCTCCCAGACACAGTGTAGTGATCAGACCAATAGCTTCTCCACCGCTAAAATGAATTgtgagaaagaaaag AAGCTGGATGAGACTGCAGTTGCTGAGTTTCGACGCAAGTGTGGCGGGGTGGATTATAGAGAGGAAGTGGCTAGCAATGTCATAGAGGGGGTGTTGACAATAGGGAAGAGTAGAGACTATGATCTTATAGTTGTAGGGAAGGGTCGGTTCCCATCAAATATGGTAGCTGAGGATGCAGAGCTAGGGCCTATTGGAGATATATTGACTTCTTCAGCCCATGGCATTGTGTCTTCAGTGCTTGTGATTCAACAACATGCAGAGGAGGCTCCTGAGTCAAAGGTATGTAGTAGAGTATGA